From the genome of Nicotiana sylvestris chromosome 1, ASM39365v2, whole genome shotgun sequence:
tgggttgattttgagctggttcgaggtaagtggcttgtctaaccttgtgtgggagaccttccccttaggattggtatatttgataattgaaataccttgtttgtgaggtgatgagtgcgtacttgtgcaaattattggaaatccgattttctttaagtaattactagtatgtttccttcctatttctattacttgcactattaagcctgttgttagatTAGGAAAACATGTTTAAGTGACTTAACTGATTTATATGATCCAACCTGCCTTACttaaattctgtgcagcatgctaggctagaatcacttatttccTTAATATGAAGTTTGCTATTTCTGTTTATCTTCTtgttgctgttgtgtatttattttgggactacggatgtgggattcagGTAGCTCctccttgtctgtttattttgggactatgggttagattcccggtagatcctccctacatatttactttgggactacgaattagATTCCCGGTAAATCCCCCTGCACAGtgatatggaactacgggaatgcacccggtagattcccccaatattaggtatttacatttgggactacagaatgaGATTTTGGTAGATCCCGCGCAgcatgagttggactacgggacggtatccggggagatccttcggacatatatatttgatggactacgggacggtatcctgaagattcactggatatgtaaagatgggactacgggatggtatcttgggagatccccgattgttactatCGATGCtaagctgtatttcctttccatgtttaccttgttctgtatagttgttgctgtTCTATTAtccctgtgttattttactgctgtACTCATTTATACTATTtcgttctatactgttgatctttatattttatttaacctcagtagggtcctgaccttcctcgtcactacccaaccgaggttaggcttggcacttactgagtactgctgtggtgtactcattcctcttctgcacatgtttttcatgtgcagatccaggtacttctactcaggcctactatcgttgagggaggcgacttcttagagactccgaggtacatctgccacgtctgcagaccaaggagtccctttctattcccgcctttagtatttagcccttctgtatttttctattctttattagaaattccagagttagagctatgtagtatttcatttcttagcttgtgattcattggtttctgggtcttggatttatgtttgatattgagagttaaacatggtgtataccaagcggcacatttaaacattgttactgctttatttctgttttaaattgtttacttctgcaaattttggctttttcttccgcaaattaggcttacctagttgtagagactaggtgccatcgcgatggttcacggagggcgaaccggggtcgtaaCAAGAACCCTTACTTGTTcctggtgaagtcattaacatgacaaacagaaaggcagatatgatgagtcaaaTGAAGGAGGCAAATGAAAACAACGCTGCCTCATCATCTACCGAACCAAGCACTTCAATTACAACcattgaagctgaagaaagagtggttgatgcagttcagggaACTCCACTTGCATCTGAGAGAAGGATAGAGGAAAATCAGCCAAACATACCTTCTTCTTCTCAGAATGAACCCCAATCATCTAACTGGAGACATCAAAGTTCTCACCCCATAGACAACATAATCACTCCTCTAGATTCCGGAGTCCAAACCAGGTCAAGAgctagaaattcacttgccttctcagctttTCTCTCCCAGATAGAACCCAAAATCATCAAGGAAGCCTaaaagatgcagattggattacagccatgcaagacgagctgcatcagtttgagagaaacGGTGTGTGGCACCTGGTACCCAGACCCCCAAATAGAACCATTATaagaaccaggtgggtattcagaaacaagctcgatgagcatggaattaccacaaggaacaaggctaggctagtggttcaaggttacaatcaggaggaagggttTCACTATGATGAAACTTTTGCTCCAGTGGATCGCATGGAAGCCATCAGAATTCTGATCGCCTTTgcttctcatatggaattcactctattccaaatggatgtcaaaagtgcattctTGAATGGActacttaaggaagaagtctatgtgaagcaacctctTGGGTTTGAAAGTCATGAGCACCCTGAGTATgtgttcaaattggacaaagccctgtatgggctaaagcaggctcctcgagcgTAGTATGAAATATTGTCAAAATTTCTCTTAGAAAATGTCTTTAAGAGAGGGAAGattgacaacactcttttcttaaagaaacgaggaaggaacctactcattgttcaggtctatgttgatgatatcgtctttggagcaacaactgactctctatgtgaagaatttgcaaaacttatggggagtgaatttgaaatgagcatgatgggggaattAAATTTCTTCTTGTGTCTTAAAGTAAAACAATCCCCAAAAGGTACTTCCATctgtcagcaaaaatacatccAGGAACTCTTGAAGAGGtctgacatggaagcatcaaaggtgatagacactcccattgcaactgccactcgtctggacatggatgaaacaaGATCTCCTATGAATCAAACAATATATAGAGGCATcattgggtctcttctctattTCACTGCCAATCGACCTGATATTGTTTTCAGCGTGTGCGAGGTTTCAATCCAACCCCAAGGAGTCTCACTTGAAGGCTGCTAAAagaatattgagatatctcaaaggcacGCAGGACCTGGCGCTATATTATCCATCAGGTGACAattttaatctaattgggtatACTGATGCAGACTATGTAGGTTATCTTGTGGATAGAAAAAGTACTTCTGGGATGGCTCACTTCTTAGGATCATGTCTTATCTTTTGGGGTACAAGGAAGCAAAATTCGGTGgctctttcaacaactgaagctgaATATGTGGCTGCAACATCCTGCTGTGCTCAGCTTCTGTGGATCAAGCAGCAACTGGAGGATTTTGGAGTTCTCACTGAGAGTGTGCCTCTCCTACgtgacaacaccagtgcactcaacatggcaaagaatccATTCTAACATAAAAGGACCAAACATATTGATGCGAGACATCATTTTCTGAGAGATAATGTGGAGAAAGGTTTGATATGCATGAAGTTCTGCAGCACTAAAGATCAAATTGCATACATTTTTACCAAGGCACTAAGTAGGGAACAATTCGAAAGAAACAGAATAAAGTTGGGATTGTTTAGGCCAAACTAAGAACCTGATAGAGTTGGCTAGAGTTATTAAGAAATAATAGGTTGAAAGTGATTTCTGGCCCTGCCTAACTAacttcaataccgttgcaggtaaacacgcatgataaGCATAGAAGCAGTAGATGCAATACATGACTGATAAAAGAGGATTAATGAAGGAGGGCTTGAAGAAAATGTTtcacaagaaccaggttcttgtactaaaggttagtagttctgtacatcttttaatacacgtcttaaaagGCACAAAATACAACTGCCATGTCATTAACTTTTTAGATCTGACTGTCACatctcttcaattcaaaacatttcATCTCCCTCTAAAACATCACGATTCTGTATGCCCAACTGCCGTTTCAGAACCGGTACCTATTCTTCTCACTTCATAATTGTCCTCTCCATTTAAAGACCCTTCTCATATGCTCTTCCTAACCATAAGCCCTATTCTAGATTCACCAAAAAAGGAAGGATAATCACACCTCCAATGGCTGAGAAAACCTCTGACCCATCCATGGAACCTCCCCCCTTCACTGAGTTCGTGTTACCCTCTATCACCTCCACTACTACAATCACTCCTTACCTAGTTTCCCAACCTCCTCCCTACTCTGAAACTCCTGAAACCACTATTCCATCCTCAACGTCATCTGATGCCCACACCAGTAAACCCTAACTGGAAAACAAGGTGAAAATACTGACTTCACAGAAGGATCCGCCATCGTTACCGTCAACTCCATGGTCGTGGAAGCACCTGTTGAGGAAGAAAAGACTGTGTTTGTCATATCCGCGGATGGCATACTACATGAAGTTATTTCTTAGAGACAAGAGTCACATAGCGTGTGGGTAGAAGGGACCCTTCTGGCTGTTGAAGGGGATGCAAAAGTATACACTACTGGGGCATTTCATGAGGAACATCATCCCTCTCCGGAGGACCTAGGTAAGGATTCTCATCCCCAGGATAGTGTTGTACCTGCTTTCAATGTTGTGCCCCTAAATATTCAAGTATTAGAAATGAGGTCTAGTGATGAAGAAGACCTGGACAATGTGGCCCTAGATGCATTCTTGAGTCAGCGCAGGGTTGTTACCACTCTTGAGTTTGAAAGTAAGCGGCCTACTACCAGGCTTCAAGTCAAAGCAGCCTACGATTCCGCACttcaaaagagcaagaaaagtagtaaaaagaaaaggagaaagttgGTAAAAAATGGTGGCCCTGTAAGTGATGAAGCTATCCCCGTCGTTGTGGTGGAGGAAGGAACCcctgaggaacctggttcctttgTTAGGAGGTCCTCGAAAAAGGTTGAGTCTGTCTCCATAGAAAAAGGATCTACTTCTTAGACCAAGACAAAAGAGGCAGTGAGTGATGAAGATATTCTTGTCAAGTCCAAGGGGAAAGGTAAAGTTAGTGGAGAAAAACATAGGAAACGCAAATGGGAAACATTTGAAGAACCCAATTCTGGGAAGAAAGCTAGAAGCGACTTCTGCCTTGGATCTGAGCGACTAAGGCATCAAAAGGTTTTGATGGGTCGCATGTTTGACCCAACAATCTCTGAGATGGCAGGAATGCAGCAACTTCTAGAAATGGTGGAGTTTCAGCAATGAACGCGTCTGTTCTACATTGACACTCCTAAAGTGTATGAGAAGGAGGTCAAGAGATTCTTTGCCAGTCTCTTTCCAGTGGATACTGACCATGTGTGTGCTTTAGTAAATAGGGTAGATATTGTCTTTGACGTGAAATTATTTGGGGAAATTCTGCAAGTTGCTACTGTTGGGGTGTCTAGTGTGAGAGATGTTTGTCAATACAACTTCCGAAATGCAGTTGTGAAAGATAACTCTAATCAAAAGGGGGACCAGGTTTATAAGAAAGCACTGCTTCCCGTCTACCAGTTGTTGTTTGAACTGGTGAACAAAGTCCTGTTGCGTCGAACAGAAAGGAGATCTATCACTTCCATATCTAATTTATTCTTAATGGAGCAATTGGACTGTTTCAACCCTGTGAGTTTGCCTGCCATAATGATTGAGCACATGCAGAAAGTGGTTGATTTCAAAGATGGCAATCACGGGCTTCCCTATAGATTCTTGCTCACGCAAGTGTTCAATTACTTTGAGGCTCCACTGGGAACATGTAAAGTAGGGACCCGCAAGCAGACATTCTCACAGACAACCTTGGAAGAGTGCAAGTGTATTGAGAAGTATAGGAGGTGTAGGAATCACTTCAACTGTGTCTCAGCTCATCAATTCCCAAAACAGCGCAGCTGAGGAGATACGTCGACTGAAGGCCAGGAATACCATCCTGGAAGGCCACCAAGATCGAGCGGTTCCCATGTCGAATGCTGAGGTGATCCATTTGACTCAAGAAAATGCTGACCTTAGGGTGCAAGTTGAGAACCTAAAAGCGGAACTGCTCAACTAGCAAAAGTCGGGAAATGCTCGAATAGACCTTGTTCTCCTAACACTTGCCGCTGCTTCCAAGCCTTTTCCTCCTAGTTCCCCTAAGTTTCCCCTCAGTAACCAATTATCTGGAtgtgttctttttttttctgttgATGATCGGTGgatatttttttgttattattttttcgtTGTGGTTGGGatgtactactactactgctcccATGATCAAGTCCCAATGCTGCCTCTTTCTTTTTCAAAGGAAGGGGCATATGAAACTATTATTAATCTAAATcctcttttattttgtctattacTTTCTCTTTGCATTCTGTTCTTTCTCATGCtagtgtgcacatatgtggcatgcaTTAGCTTGGCTGGACTTCTTTGTGCTTttattctttttaatgatgccaaaaaggggaagATTAATATGGACTCATGGGGAATCACATTGGGGAACTGGTTCTTTATATATAAAGGCATTGTCTCAGGGGAAACTCTTTGACACTGCTCTCTGCTGCCTTAATTCTGATCTTATAACTGTTTACGtttttcatcatcaaaaagggggaaattgatagatcttaaatactcttgccttgtattttgatgatctaacaaacttattgataagaactagatagggaacctgacctacttggattgcTGCAAACTTAAACGGATTCCAGCTAAGGATGAACTACTACAGATTCAGGAGCTAAGAAAAAATCAAGGACCTGGTGCTCCTGTGGTTCCTATGTAGCAGTACAAAGTCATGTGGACACCGCTGGAACTGAAGTGACTGACGGCACTGTTTCTGCTGCACTGCAATACACTGTTAGCCCACTTACTCTTTGACCAAACAAAGCACTCACATCAcctcaagtgatgtgatcaagatatACCCGATGAAACTTCAGACAAAGACATCACTGGAAGGTTTCTATTTCTCATTAAAGCTTTTGCAAAAACAGAAAACTCATCATCCactcaagcttgaagaacaaggttgaacgccactacggaccagttcctaaaagattgattgattgttgtcctagttgagttgtaaccttgttattgtacttagTATATCTCCTAAATCGCTTACTTAGAAGCATACTGATTAGGAGTCCTCTTGTAAATCCTCAAACTCGCTGAGTTTAGGTTGTGACTCGATTTAGTCATAaagaaaagtctttgtaatcgtaGTGTTGCAAAGTGGCTTGGGGTGATAGCaccacaagttagaaaaagcctttgtaactaggatagtcacaaagtggcttgtggtaaaggtaccacaagttagttgagtaaatcctttgcaatcAAAAGAATTGTAAAGTGGCTTATAATAGGTAAGATTACAGGTTagtaaagttaaaagcctacaggtgtaggtcgtggttttttgatccccttgtgcggGATTTTTCAatgtaaaaatcctctgccttattTACTTACTACTTTACTAAGTGCTCTCAGCAGAAACTTGTAGAGGACTAGGTACTCTAAGACTTGGTGGACCCATATAAACAATCACATTCACAATGAAAGAGGAGCTCCCAAATCACAATCCTAAAACAATCTGTAGACTAGGACTTCGACGAACCCGACAACTTCGAACGACACCTCACTTTAAAGATGATTTCTGATAGTATGTTAGTGATGTTTTGTGTTGTTGTTTCATGGTGGTTTTGGGGTTTTTTTGGAGCTGTATTTTGGGGAGTTTGGGGCTTAATTTCAAGATGCTTTTACGGAATTTTGGACTGTTATTGAGCTACTTTTAGGGAGTAATTTAAGCTGTGTTTTGGTGAGTTTTGGGGCTATTTTGAGCTGGAATTGGCAGCTCATTTGGGGCTGTTTCAAGGATGGATTTTAGGGCATTTTTGGGTGGTTTAAGGGCAGTTTTGATGTAGTTTTGGGTAGAGAAAATGAGCTATTTCTGGAGCAATTTTCAGGTGTGTTTTAATGGAGGTTTTGGCTGATTTTTGTAGCTGAAAAAATTGATGAAAAATCAGCTGGGTTTGAGGAGGAGAATGAAGCTATTTTTTAGAGGTACTTTAAGGGTATTTTTGGAGCTTTAGTCAACGGTTTCATGaaattttcatgatttttaagtGTGTTTGGGGTGGTGAAAAAGATGGCTGGTTTTGGGTATTTTAAAATGTGAGCTTCTGGGTCTTTTGTGGCTGAAAAATGATGAGAAAATGCTATCATTTTTAGGAAGAAGAGGGCTGCTGCGTTTTTGGTTCTTAGAGGAAGGAGTAGCGCAACTTTTTGGGGTGATAGAGCTCTAGGGTTTTTCTTCAGAGAAAGGGTCTACTAAGTAAGTGAAGAGAGAGATATTGGGCCAGGAGGGTTGAGCAGATGGGGGTTGAGTTGGTGTAATTTTTTGACCGCTGAAACTGGGCCAATTTGAAACAAGAAACGATAGACCTTATTCCtcttttattttatctttcaaaaaatagcCACATTACATCTAATTGAATTTGTTTTGCCAAAACGACCTAATTAGCATTTTAACTAATTTATTAAAGCTAatatgtattttttgtgatttttgttttaatcATCCTTTTAAGCTATGGTTAATTCTTAAATGCAATTAACACACTAAATGaaagataaaaatatttttgatgatttttataatttaaaacattTTTAAATATGCATGAACAATGTGAATAAATgtaaaacaaataaaaacaatTCCTAAAATTCTATAAAagcaattaaaattatttttggacTATTGTTCAGGAGTAATTTCCTATGTGGGGTAAAATGTTTATGCCCGACACTCCATGAGAcacattctttttaaaaaaaagtttgaccggaccttgcttcagaggttgcctacatatccttgggtataaaggaatcaggtcagtgtattCTGAGAGAGTAATGAAATGGTAAGTTCGAGAGTCGAGTTAGGTTCCGTTGAGGCTTCGGTCtgtggtcctgttattacatcaaaatcaaaatctaaTGGAACTAAACAAGcatatcaactatgagttacaagattcctatctataagtcttttgaagcttgatcttgagtcttgaatggttcttcatgcagactttgatttgaaccttgatgcttgctagctgcaAATGTGTTAGTTCATTCTTCTATGGCTTCTTCTAATTAATGTGGGACATGCAATGCtcgtgacttcagtcatgtcttgagaaGTCCACATCTTTTCATCCACTTCTGCATTTAAgattcacttctttttcttttcttttctttagtttTGATGGAGAtgtcttcttttggtcatctcgaaccccgtgcctcgaggtaaaacctactcagacaccaaaacaaacaaacaaacaaaattttctgtcccagttttCAATAGGAAAAGTTCTTGAGTTATTTATAACAAAACTCTATACTACTTCATTATTTAAAGCAATAAAAGGTCGAAATTAGTGTACCTTGGGAAAATATGATTCATTGGGAATGGTGTACTGTGATTGTCTAAGTGGTGTCTAACCTAAGGATTAGTGTACCTTATATTGGGGAAATGCGGTGAGGGAATGTTGTTCCCTATGTTAGCCATGATATCAGGGAGTGGTGTACCCTGCATTTAAGAtcaaatcaactagggagtggagaccctatgttagaaaatgtaacgacccaaccgattgttttgagcttttgcactttgctcgtcaGTTCTCGAGTGTGACTTGtcctgtgtgatgtattatgacttatgtaaattgttagttttggttttcaaggtaatcggaatgaatttggaagaaacaATCCtcagttgaagtttgaaatttgaaaggtttgaccaagatttgacttgtttgtatatgatctcggatcagaatttttatgatttggttagatccgttggatgatttgggacttaggagcatgaccggaatgcattttggaagtccgtggaaggtttaggcttgaattggcaaaattgaggttttggcgttttccggttgataggtgagattttgatataggggtcacgaaagttgcagtagtttcgttatgtcatttgggatgtgtgtgcaaaaatttaggtcattcggacgtggtttggttgggtttttgatcgaaagcgtaatttagaaggttttggaattcttaggcttgaatccgatgcgaatttggtgttttgatattgtattgagcattccgaaggttagaacaagtttgaatgaggttatgggatatgttttcatgtttggttgaggtcccgagatcctcgagtgagtttcgggtggtcaatcggaccatttgaTATTTTGCAAAGTTTCAGAAAAATTTCTGTTCAGTGCTGCAggcatttggccttcgcgtttgcgagtagGCTCTCGCGCTCgtgaagggttagctggtgaggTGGAGATTTTAGCCTTCATATTCGCGAGGGAAGCTCCACGTTCGTGAACGTCTGGGTTCgtcgtgcatcgcgttcgcgagggatgctccgcgttcgcgtaggggaaATGAGCAGCTGAGTTTGAGGATTTATTTGTTCTTCGCCTTCGCGGAAAGGGAGTCATGTTCGCGCTGGGTTAAGGAGCCaagtcttcgcgttcgcaaatGGTAGGACGTGTTCGCGGTGAAGGAAATTTGGTCAAAttaattttgtgcttcgcgaacgcgaggctttgaccgcgttcgcgaagaaagatgtttatgcctgggcagaatgatttaaaagggctattccgcgattttgaagcttgggagagctaattgaagagggaattcaagacgatttcatggaggtaagatttttggtccctaaacttgtttctatgatgaattctatcattgtaagcttgaaatccatggaaaaatcagtagcaaaaatggttaattagggcttgagattaagaaacCTTTGAGTggagatttgaggggccatttgaagtccgattttgatattcttgatatgtatagactgtGTGAGGATGAGGactccattgatgttaattttatcgaattccgagatgtgggcccggggggcgggtttgagcaatttcgggattttgatgtaaaattggatattttcgagtgggcttcgttccctttgcatattttaataattatgtaCTAATtgtggatagatttggagcatccggaggtcgattcatgcgggcaaggcatcgcgggctagagtttggaccggatcgaggtgagtaatgtttgtaaatgatgttctgggggtttgaaaccccggattgcacatcgtagttctatattgaggtgaggcacacgcttgatgacgagcgttggatcgtgcactattggggattgtgacgtggtccatcccaattgatgattttacggtatatttgactgaaatctatttgctatcatcattatttgggctgaatgccatatttgggcttcgtgccaactatttgaacccttcgtggatttttgttgatatagtctcactattttgactttatacttgaactcagtcatgttattttacactgtttttcaaaactcagccatgttcactcagttttaatacttaaatgatatttaaatgatgttttgggctgagaaacactgttttactgttgctcgagaggattatgtgatttttgactgagtaaggctgagggcctgtgttgtgaggatatcttctaggtcgggttgcacgccacaatggtgatacactgatttgattatgaggccgagggcctgagatatgtacgccacaaggtggcttattgatattgatatgaggtcgagagcctgtttatgatgccacgaggtggcttgatattgcgcttgggctgtaaggggctcctcaggagtctgcacacccccagtgagcgcgggtacccattgtgatgtgagatatagcccgatgggctgatattgttctatgtgattgcccgaggggctggtattattctgagatattgcccgaggggcggattgttgacactgtgcccgaggggcgaaccttatgtgcttatctttcttattttcctgtcatttacttgtttaattatgtatttgtgcccgaggggtggattttctGTGCTTATTTGTACTAATTGTTTGACATTTATTTGCATAACTgttgaaaagtcattttcaaagaagtcaaactgagctaagatgtttttaagagatttttcagcTTCACTGCTTTTttactggttttgtactactTATATACAGCACGTTGATgcacttttcgtgatttcttaccattcagactttagttatgattattactcattgagttggtgtactcactttacttcctgcaccttttgtgcagattcaggtatttctgaaccccgTAACGGGTACTGGCTGaccggaggcagagtcatcggagtttagcaggGTAGCTACCGGCGTTcacagcactgcttttctcccacTTTATTTTATTAGTCTATATTTTGTACATTTCAgacttttcagttgtatttagaccctagtagatgctcgtgacttgtgacaccccggtatcgggctgtgtttggaCTGTATTTCGCACATTATAAAATCTTTTTCTTAGTCTTTGGTTTATTTACTCATGCTTAGActatttattaatgtttaactgtttaaaaattgaattgggactagttagctggccttgtcttcacgagaggtgccatcacgaccgggttcgggtttagggttgtgaaaagttggtattagagactaggttacataggtctcatgagtcatgagcaggtttagtatagtcttgcggatcggtacagatacgtctgtatttatcctcgagaggctgcagaacctttaggaacaatttcacattcttgaattcttatcgtgcgtccttgattcagcttgaaaagtaactctctAAAtcccttccacgcattcgtatacGCGCATGAGCGCTtggtatcagatatgcatcgatggcttatgattccctaatcgaggggcgagatgtgatctctatgcgttgatgttgggccagtctggaggactcgaggccggatttttgcctatagttTGTGCCCTGAGATATTGATTTCGTGAGCACGTGTTTCTGGATCCATATattctgttgtgtccctattaagggaggtgatgactggatagttacgtgatgagtgtgatgtgactgcgagatgtattcatgtgatttggaagCGATGAAAAGGGTTTGTTGGAGGATAAGAGGACTATTAGGTGCTCGATTTTCATCTTgacttgaggtatagccccgagttatgggtatgTGAAGAATCTtcccatgtttcctagttgggagtggagtaaatttcatgttgcggtctgagttcagactcaggaagtttaagtgactgcgtaatgtttatgacggtggaaggtatacaaaaatgttaggTTGAGGCAAAACATGTGGGAttatctcctgcggattgttctgaagtttgcgtaatcccttgtgtcatttattgTAAGATCTCTCCAGGgaaatatatgttttacaatgtgaatttgggttgctcaagagagtaggcttgactactatgagagtgaatgcgagatttacagaagatataaagtaccagatggtctgtgtttcacgagcttataacagattgagtttaatctcactttggtattatggcagcaataaagtatatgcattatgagtt
Proteins encoded in this window:
- the LOC138876921 gene encoding secreted RxLR effector protein 161-like, whose translation is MGSEFEMSMMGELNFFLCLKVKQSPKGTSICQQKYIQELLKRSDMEASKVIDTPIATATPCARFQSNPKESHLKAAKRILRYLKGTQDLALYYPSGDNFNLIGYTDADYVGYLVDRKSTSGMAHFLGSCLIFWGTRKQNSVALSTTEAEYVAATSCCAQLLWIKQQLEDFGVLTESVPLLRDNTSALNMAKNPF